The Physeter macrocephalus isolate SW-GA unplaced genomic scaffold, ASM283717v5 random_241, whole genome shotgun sequence DNA segment CCTCTGTATGAGTGGAGGCCACTGTTAGGAGTTTTAATGACCATCAAGAAACCTCTGAGGAATTCTGATATCCCCTGAGCTATGGAATTCTTGCCCTGCCCTCCGAAGTGCTCTCTGGGTGGAAGAGAAACAGCCAGGGTCTGGGGATGATGGGGGCAGCTCCTGGAGATCAGGAGGGGCTCAGGGCATGAGGAGGCTCAGGGGGGCCTCCCCACACACCCAAGATCCCACCTTGGGCTCTTGACTCCAGACCCAGCAGACAGACTCAGTTCTGACCTTGTTCCCCACCTCCTCGGCCAGGTCCTGGGCTCTCTCGATGGCATCCAGAGCCTGGAAGGTGAGCACAGGCCAGGGCTGCAGGCAGAGCTGTCTGACAGAGGCCTTGGCTCACAGGGAAGgaaggggtagggaggggtgggTCTGGGGAGGGCAGCACCGCTGGGCAGCTGCCCTGTGTGTGAAGGTAAGAGGAAAAGGCTGGCGTACAGTCACCAGAgctgcctcagtttactcagGTACAGAATGGGAAGAACATTCCTATTTCACGAGGTGTCATGAAATCATAGGAGGCAGTTAAAGTGTCCTGAGTGCAAACCCCAGGCCTGGCCCTTTACTAGCTGTTTGGCTGGGCAAGTCATGGACCTTCTCTGAGCCTGGAAAATGATCTGGAATCCCCTGGCCTCATGGGACTGGGGTGAGGCTGATGTTAGACAAAGTGTCTGAAAGAGTCCAGCCCAGAACCAGATCCACACGTTGTTGGTTGACCTACTGGCCTCAAGTGGGCGCACTGGGGAGAGCTGGGGGCTGCAGGAAAGGGGTCCACCTCACCTTATCCAGCGCCTTCCTGGCCACCCAGCACTTGGCCACACCCAGCAGCACCTGTACCTGCCCCAGGCGGTTTCCAATCTCGGTCATGATGCTCATGGCAGAGTCGTACCTAGGGAAAGCTGTCTGCACAGCCAGGTCAGGGGTGGAgtcaggccaggccaggctcGCACCACCTCCCCCTGCATCCCGGTGACCTCACCTCCAGGTCCCCACGGCTCCGGTGGATGTCAGCAAAGCAGAGCAGGCAGAGTGCCTGCAGTGGCCGGTCCCCATGCTGCAGTGCAATCTTCATAGACTCCTGTGACAGAGGCCAGTCACTCAGACCTGCTCATCTGCCCCCCACCACTGGGGTGCCTTCACCCATTGGGCCCCTCTGATGGGCAGTCCAGGGTCACCAACATCCTCAGAGCCCAATACACCTTTCATGGTGCTGAGGCCCATGCACTGAACCACTGAGGTCTGAGAGcactggaaactgaggctctgagaacagaagtgacttgaccaaggtcaccaGGTTATTAAGTGGCAAAGTTGGGATTCGAACCCAGATCAGTGGAACTCCAGAGACCGGCTCTCTTCCTACTTAAAGTGCCCCATAAGGGCACTTTTTTTggcagcgggggcgggggagagggaaGTGCCCTCCCCTGAAAACAGACTAGAAGGGAATGAGGTTTGGGGCAGGGGGACTGGGGAACAAACACATCCTTCAGGGGCTCAGCTGTAGAGAGGAGGGGCCAGGGGCAAGGCTTGGGGGCCTCAGGGGGCTGAGTTGGCAGGAAGAGGCCCTGGGCCCAGACCCCGCCTACACTACCACCCTCTAACTGCCCCCCTTCCCTGCTGCCCCACCTCACAGCACTCCATGGCACTGCCCAGGTGGCCCAGCAGGCGATACGCCACAGCCATGTGGTACTGGCTCATGGCCCGGTACTTGAGGCTCCAGCCTTTGCCATAGTCGTTGACGAGCTCTGCAGCCTTGCAGGGGAAGAACAGGGCTTTCTCGTAGtcctgcaggggacacagggagggggtgggatgggtgggggcacACTGAGTGGCAGGAGCTGCCCCTAAGTGGAACGCTCCACCGcgtgttcgttcattcattcattcattctggtGTCCAGGGAAAGAGTGATCCAGAcaagagggaacagccagtgcacaAGTGTGGGATCCAAGAACACAGGGGTTTTCATCTGGTTTGCCGATGTATGGCAAGAgcctagcacagttcctggcactttaagtatttattgaatgaatgaatgagaaggaagaaaatacagttgGCTTCTCCTCTCACCCAGTCCCAGTTGGGCTCCTCGG contains these protein-coding regions:
- the RAPSN gene encoding 43 kDa receptor-associated protein of the synapse isoform X2 codes for the protein MNERTRGGAFHLGAAPATQCAPTHPTPSLCPLQDYEKALFFPCKAAELVNDYGKGWSLKYRAMSQYHMAVAYRLLGHLGSAMECCEESMKIALQHGDRPLQALCLLCFADIHRSRGDLETAFPRYDSAMSIMTEIGNRLGQALDAIERAQDLAEEVGNKLGQLKLHCLSESIYRSRGLQRELRAHVVRFHECVEETELYCGLCGESIGEKNSRLQALPCSHIFHLRCLQNNGTRSCPNCHRSSMKPGFV
- the RAPSN gene encoding 43 kDa receptor-associated protein of the synapse isoform X1, with the protein product MNERTRGGAFHLGAAPATQCAPTHPTPSLCPLQDYEKALFFPCKAAELVNDYGKGWSLKYRAMSQYHMAVAYRLLGHLGSAMECCEESMKIALQHGDRPLQALCLLCFADIHRSRGDLETAFPRYDSAMSIMTEIGNRLGQVQVLLGVAKCWVARKALDKALDAIERAQDLAEEVGNKLGQLKLHCLSESIYRSRGLQRELRAHVVRFHECVEETELYCGLCGESIGEKNSRLQALPCSHIFHLRCLQNNGTRSCPNCHRSSMKPGFV